AAAAAGCGTATAAGATATCCACTTATCATTTAGATTAGAATTTTTCACCCAAAAATTGGCCGattggtcggacgacctccccacacttaaaagtttgcaacgtcctcggtgcattcaaagatgagcaacAGGGTACGGCGACTACACGGATTGCCACCTTTAGCTAGTGGATCAACCTGATACTGCATGATCTTTCTTCTGCTTTCCTTTTTGCTTATGGTGAACTATACTAAAATATAGAAAACAAGATAGTAAGATGAGTAAATGCAAAAGCAAGGAAGAATAGATTGTCGGAATGAAGTAAGAATCCCTAAAATGAAGTGAATGAATCAGTGTGTGACATGGATGAAAATAGTGAGTGAATTCTAAGTTGCTCACGGTCTAGAACTTACACACTAGCATTTAAAAGTTGTCACAACTACACAAAAGAAgtatgcacttcactcattttagtgtgcttgagatacttCAAAGAAAACTTGTAGGTTACGATAAacaaacaagcaataaaaaAGCACGAAAGCACTCAGGCAATaatcaagcaattgtgaaatAGATATTGAATGGACATTGGAACTCGCACTTCGAACAATGACAcactttgaatttgatttttgcaTCACCTAATTAACATAAAGCGGAAAACATGGGTGTTATGCAACTTAAGAAAAGAGAGATATAAGGTGAGATCAATCATATAGCAAGCATGGGTGCTATGCAAGTTAAGAAAAGAGAGATATAAGGTGAgatcaatcacatagcaagcatggtgCACAAAGCTAAAAAAGCTAAAAAAATATGTCACTAGGTAAGCTTacgatccaatttcacaattccaCAATCTTAATGCATGAACTAGGTGACGTAAATAAAGAACAATCATAAACAAGCATTCCtaacaaaaaatgcatcaacTACATACAATTTCCTAATAATGGATAGTGAATTCAAATTACATGGTGGcaagctacaacatgcaatctAGAAATCCAAAAACATTCTTGAAGGCAATGTCATAAGTACTTGGCATGTGCAAAATTAAGCATGTAGAATTTGATACCAAGCAACAACATATAATAATCCAACAATGAATAATTCAGCAGCAAGAAACAGCAAATCAGATTAATAGTCCAACACCTTTCACCTAACTAACCTATGCTAACAAGTTAATCtactaaaacaaaaattcaaactaaCTAACAAATGGAAATGGTGGTAGATGATGAATGGTGGAGTATGGTGGTTGAAGGAGGgaaagaatagaaaagaagagaaaagaagagaaaaagagagaagaaaaggtTGTACGTACGCACCACTGAGCATGCGTACGCACGAGTTAGGGCGCAGAGAGTAAGGCCGCGTATGTGAGCAGTTGGTACACAGGTGGTAGCTTCTGTTTGGCCCGGTCGCATACGCGGCAAGTGGCTGTGCATGCAAGATGGTCCAATTTTGGGGTTATGCGTATGCATGGTTGGTTTTTTTTGTAACAtaacaaaacttaaaaattaaacacaACTTTTTAACTAGATTCAACTAtgcaattcaaaataaaaattcatgaTCCAAAATCAAAGTCCAAAAACTATGTAATTCTACTATGCAACTATGCACATTctaaaacaaatcaaaatccGAAAATTGCCTAGATTTCTAACATCCAAAAATTTATTCAACTATTCCAATTAAACTAAAATCTATCAAATCAATATAACACTTAAGAGACatatttacaaaaatgaaataaagaaGGAAAGTCAAAAGGTTTTACCATGgtagggtgtctcccacctagcacttttggttattgtccttaagttggacaattgATGGGGTTCTTGTCAAGGTGGCTAGTGCTTGAATTCTTCCATGGATCCCTACCAATGTTTACatttccaatagcctccggaaTTCCAAACTAGGTGCACCAAGCTTCCAAGAAATCTCAAGCAAGTAACAAGACCCCAAAGTTGTTGATTCTTACATTgtattccggggtcccaaaccttgtttGTCAACACGCTTTCTTCTTATTGATCATTACAATTCCAATCGGGTGGCTAGCACATAGAATTCTTGCTCAAACACCAAATCATCCTCCTAGACTCATACAATTTAGCATTCCTCCAACCATGCGACCTAAGCCTTGAAGGTTCAACCTTAATGACCCTAACATTATTTtgccaaccactacacaactctctcTTACTCTTTAATCcataaagagctctaagttgagcatccgtttcaagcaaaccatattcaagtgggacaataaaacTAAGAGATATGAATTTTATCCACTCAAATGATATGATGGACAGTTGCTTAGTGAGAGAGGCTCCAACTGGCTTTAGCAAAGTGATTGCAACTCCCTTTTACTCCTCTTTGATAGCTACCACCCTTGACATGCTTCTTCAATTACGATTTCTTATCACCAACTACTTCTACACATTTCTCATTGCTCAAGTCATGTGTTGGAGGTTTTATACAGTCCTCCTTATCATCAATTTCACAACACAATGAGGAAGGTTCAACAATCTCAACTAGCACATTAGTTGGTGTGGAATCATCTTCAATAGCGGGGCTAGCTTCTTGCTTAACTTCTTCCAATCTTTCATCATTCACAATAtgtcttggaggttgtgcaccatccccctcaacatcaatttcaagttTAATAGAAGAAGGTTCTACAACTTACACAAAATTATCAACAACATTAATTGGTGTGGAAGTGTCCTAAAGCTTGGAATCCACTTCATTCTCAACTTcacctaagtcttcaaccacttctttctCTTCAACAATTTCGGCTTTCTCCACTTGTTCTAATACAAAAGCCAACTCCTCATTCTCCACTTGAGTTTCCAGTCTCTCTTTCACACTACGCTCTTCAATTGATTTTCCATATGTAGCCATGGGTGTGCTTTGATTGTTTAAGCATTGGGAGACTAAATTGGTTGCTACCTCTTGAAGAATTGTATAAAGCTCCTTTTGCTCTTGAAGAATTGAAATAAGAGTGTCATCCGTTGGGGGTGGGGTGGATAATAGGGCTCCTTATTTGagagaaagggttcataatagggaGGTGGTTCATATTGGTGAGAATATAGAGGTGGTGTATATCGAGGTGGTGTATATAGAGGTGGTAGTTCTTGGGAGTATTGATGTTGGAATTGTGGTGGCTCtaagtatggttcatatggctcatatggttgttagtatggtggatatgggctAGGAATATGGAAGTGTTTGGTGATATGGGGCTTATGAGTAAGGAGGTTGAGAACAATGTTGCAGAATTGGTTCATATTGGTGTGCACTATGGGGAGGATTATGATCATTGTTGGATGGAGGAAATTGGTATGGATACCATGAGGTCCGTTCATAAGGTCCCATAGCGCATACCATCATTGAAGCTCTCATtttctacaacatagttgtaaccaaaTCATAGCCAAaaaggtgagaattcatagtgaacagagaaaataataaaaaaagctaataagaatgaaagaaaacaaactcctacaactagcaaaaactaacaaagaagcaaaaggcaaacatattcacaaaattcacatatatacaataaccaataacaatcGCACATTTTCAATTCcctggcaacagcgccaaaaacttgacgtAGAAAAATCGTCGGTTAGGAACTTTCACAAAataatctcgtcgaagtatagctACAAAccaacaatcaaccctcaagattaatttgtttgtcacaagtgcaaaccaataaaaaccgaaagtatttaaaccttgagtcgtctctcaagaaattgcaggaaagtgtgcatgttattggttatgaggtatttttggggttttggaatgatgggcaagaaatataaattgaacTAAGACAATTAAAGATACCAACTAagaaaggtcttggcaaggctTCAGAATTGGAATTTCTATCCTCATTATTATCCTCAATTGTAATGGTAAATGTAGtttgctctcacttagttatcctctaacaattgaagAAAAGTCAACTGAGCAAAATTAACTCTAATCCACAAGTGTCAATTCCTAGCGAAGGACTAGATTTAGTGGAGTTCAAGCTAACTAGCAACCTTCAATTACCAAACAACACTAGattttgataattcaagagtCTTCAAGTTACCAACCCaagccaagaaaagaaaattctactctaaaacccaaccaaatattttatcaaacacttggaaggcataaaatgaaagcatgataaaataacaagaattaataaaatctaagGCCAACAATTGCaagataacaataacaacaattaaagaaagTGACAATGATCATGAAAAcagaaattgcattaaagagaaTCAAATTAACATGAGTTCATAAAACTAGAAGTaacaaaatagagaaattaacaagagaactaaGAGAATTAAGGCAATTGAACAAAAAAAAGTAGATGAAactagctcaaaacaagaattaaaacctaaatctaagagaaATTTAACCTAAATCTAccctaattttagagagaagagagagcttctctctcaaGAATATGACCTAAAACATGCtcctaaactaaaactaattgcTCTCCTTTTATCCTTCTTGAATTTAGCTtcaaatagcttcagaaatgaaTTGGATTAGCCTTTGGAAGGCCAGAAATCGCGACTCACGTGTTGCATTTAATGAAGTCACGTGATTGCATTCGTGCGTGCACATGCCTgaccatgcgtacgcatggttgTAAAAGTGCAATCGTGCGTACGCATCAATTCCTATGTGTATGCATGGCTGTAAAAATTGCAATTGTGTGTATGCATGAATGTTTGTGCCTACGCATGGTCGTAAAATTCTCCAAACTCTATTTTTTCATGAATTCTTCACTTTTTACATGTTTTCTCCTCACTCCTTCAATCCATacttaccttgtaaatcttaaatcactcaacaaacacttCAAGGCATCAAACGAAATCAAAGTAAATCAAATTTAGCAAATTAAGAacctaaaaaacatgttttcactcttagacacaatttaggaagaatcCATAAAACTAtactattttagtgaataaatgtaAGAGAAGTcaataaaattcactcaattaaagcaaataaatactataaaatatgaatttatcaGAAGAATAAAGGGATGGGGGGAGTGAAATTCGAGAGGACAGAGGAGTGATGAGTGATAAGTAAGGATGATTTGATAGGGAGTGATTTCggtaataaaatttgaaatttgagagCTGAAAAGTGAGTACATGGAACTGGAAGAAAATAAGGCGTGCCAGTGTTATAGAAGTCGAAGAAGTGAAGGAAAAAGGGAAGTTCAGACTTTGTACATTATTTTATGCATACGTATCGTTGTTGGCACTTGACAAATGCAGTATTTCGTTggtaaaatatcatttttccGATAGGCAAATACTCTCTTCTATAACGTGCTACGGTTTGATGTTTATTGTTCATTTGTTCGTTTCTTTTATTCAGCAGTATGGCAGCAGTCAAAGATGATAAATCGAATTCTATCCATCATATtctaatatgattttttttttttttttaaaatgaccaCCAGATATTGCGGGAAGGTAAACAAGAAATCAGGTGCGACTAGGAGTTACGGCAATACAAATACGTTTTAAAAGGAAACGGATAGATTCTGAAAGGGGGAAAAAATTACTAGACAAACATCTcggataagataaagatttatttactttggGTTTGGGTACATTAAAATTCAGTGAAGAAGCATGCGCTTCCAATACAGAGTGTTCTACTTGACGCAGCTTGATTCATTTACAGATTCGGGCCCTAGCTCACTTGTGAAGAACACCCTTCCTGGGAAGCTTCGGTTTCTTATGAGTTTGGCGCTGCCatgcaaataaaataaaggaaacgTTGGATACACAACGGGTTGAAATAAGTGCAAACTCTCAAGTGACAAATCAAATGCATACCTTCTGTTTTTCCAGGGCCTCGAAATCTGTTCTCTCCTTCCACTTACTCTTGCTTAATTTTATCGGCCGATTTCCAACatatttacctgaaatcaaggCATAAATCAGCATTCATTTATCATTGCTTGTGTGTCAATATTCTCATCCCACATGGACTCAGTGACGAGTATTACATGAGCAATTCATGCAAaagaagatttaaaaaaaaagaaagaaaaaagtgtGTACCTATTTTTAAAGTAGGAAGTCTTCCATTATTTTTAAAGTAGGAAGTCTTCCATccaaaagataaagattaaaTTTATAAGAAACTAAATATATTAGaagtttcaaaattttcaaaaaagaaaaatcaacacTTGTTAGGAGAAACCGAACCCCTATTTCATCATAATTAATTAGTGTCATGATTGCATACCCTTATAGCAGTGTTATACCATACTGCATATACTAAAACGTCACATAATGTAACTGAAAAACCATATATCACCTAATTTTCAGTTTTTTCATAAGGGTTAGTGATGTAAAAGAAACCAGGAAAATACACATAAGAAGTGGAGAGAAGACATGCATAGAAACAGTCTGCAACTTACGGACCATTCATTTCTTTAAGAGCAGCAGCAAGGTCAGAAGGACTGGCAAAGCTTACAAAACCATAGCCCTTTGTTTTCCCAGTCCGTTTATCTCTGACAACCTAAAAAGGATCAAGCAAACCTCAATCAAAAGATTGCATGAGAAATCATGAGTAGGATACATGATGATGAATAAATACTTAATCAGAAAACCACATTTGAAATCATATTGAAACTTCCTGAACCCTTTGaattgtaatttttctttttaagttatatacatatataaaacaatCTGCCAAGTTGGTGGTGTTAGTTTGATCTGGAATTTCCACCAGCTTAATAATATACTGATTGTTCACAAGAGATCTACCAGACAGGGGAAGCCTTGACCAAAGACTGGATTAAAACATAAGAGACAGTGAATAGCttgctccaaaaaatccaaatAGGTAAGAATCTACACATCTCAAGTTTTTGAACAAAAGCAATTAAACTTATAAACCCCAGTGGAAGATTCCATGTTCCTGTTATCCAATTAACTTCTCTGAATTTCTACTGACTATAACGCAAAGTTGCAAATCAAATAGAACCTAGCAATTGAATATTATATGTTGATCTTAACTATTCATAACAAATACTAGTCAGTCAACATGGATCTCACTAACTTTAAGATCTTATGAGAAAAGGAAATCAACAAAAAGAAATGTAGAAAGCAAAAGTCGCAACAATAATTTCCAATGAACTGACTATTCACATTTAAGAGAATAAACTATGTCAccgttaaaaaatttgaattgtaCTTTGATTTGTGGACGATGAGCAATGACGAGGAAAGCTGGAGATGACAAGATATCATATCAATTTAATCACAAGAATATCAAATCGAATGTAAATTATGAAGCAAGACCTACCTTAAGGTACAAAACCCATTAACAATGTCACTTCAAACAAAAATCTGAAGACGAAATAGAAAATGCTCACACTATCCAATCATTACTGAAAATACAAGAATTTGGAGTCAAAATAGGAGAACCACTTACCCGTGCCATGCTAAAGGAAGGGAAACGTGAAAATGCTTTGGTAAGAACATCGTCATTCACTTCATTACCAAGGTCACCACAAAAGAGCCGATAATCATCTGAAAATTCAAGGCTCAAGCAAATAAGATAAATCTCTAATCCTTATCAAAGTTTATGTGGGGACACATCATTcaggagagagggagagatttGTTTTTGGGGGGATTGTCCATTAAATCTAACGCCGTATCCCGCATAAAACTAGAAGCTGTGTGAtagaaaagcttaaagatcctacgcgaatttaaattttagttaaacGCGAGTTCCACATTCATCATTTCACAACACCTCGTCAGTAGGAGTTTCAAAACAACATCATATCACCTTGTTTTGCCGTAAAATTTACCTTCTCCATTGCATTAATATATCATGTCTACCACTACCAGTTTGCTAGCGTAATCACATCACACTTTCCTCATAGCCTAGACACCCACCATCTGCTACACTACAATTTAAGAACTCAGAACCCTAAGAAAAACCTTCTAAACCATACATTCAATTCCCAAAATAGAGAATCCAAATAACTTCCTGAAAATCCAAATTAACTATTCAAACACCTTTCACGACCAAACTCAATAAACATCGACTCAAAATAGTAACGAAAagccatgatgatgatgatgataccTTCGGGCCACTCAGCAAGAATAGGATCCTCCCATGTTTGACCAGCAGCTTTTCGAGGAACTGCTTTCTTCTTCGCCTGCGCCTTGTTCTCCGCCTCGCTGCTCGCAATCGCCGCCTTCACGCTCTCCAGCGCCTCCGGCGTTATTATCTGCGCATCCCTCTCAAACAACTGCTGCGACTgttcaatttatttaaaaaaaaaggggtttAATCATAAAATGAGGGGGCCTCTATTCCAAACCTATGATTCATGAAAGTCCTATTTGTAAATTAAATTTCTTTAATGAGTCATCCTAACCCAATTCAAATGAGTTAAAATCCACTACCTTAAATATTAtcttcaaaaaccaaaaaaaaaaaaaaaaaaaaaacacacacacacagagataCACAAAAACCTACCGGATATTGCGGTAAGGAGTACACGCCAGAAACCGGAGCCGGAGAGACAGGGCCGATGACCGGAAGCGAAGGGATTTGTACTGCCGGAGCCGCAGCGTACACCGCAGCGGCGTAATTCGCCGGTGTGGCGGCGGATTGCTGGAGGTGGAAAGGAACGGGGAAGTAGGTAGGGGCGTTGGAATAGGTGAAATGCGATTGCGATGCTGAGGAAGACGATGCAGCCATGAAAACAAAATCTAACGAATCACAGCTTCGAATGGAGCTTTTGAACTGTGATTCAAATGAATTGAGAATTGAAAATGGTGGCGCTTTCGATTTTGCGGTGGTAGTTGCGTTAGGGGTTTCCGATTCCGTTGGACAATGATACTTCTCTGGTGGTTGTTCCAGATTGCTCTGGAATTTCTTCGGGGTTCTAGGTGGGCCCTGCGTTTGTTTACAGGCCTATATCCATTGTTTGTTGGTTAAGATACAAATCTTTGATGGAGATGTTAAGATACAAATATACTCAGaatatgtatttaatatttttttaaaatgtttatatatacataattaatggatataagtttttatatttttattttttatttatttttatacaattaatttatatttttttaattaaatttttaaacttttaNNNNNNNNNNNNNNNNNNNNNTAAATTTTCATTCAACGACTTTGAAGTATCAACTTCATGTAAAGTTGACTTCACCTGAAACTGTCATATTTGATATATTCACTAacttaatatattttgtatccatcttaataaaaaaaaaatacagatacataatttattttttatttttttattattcttattaattttgagtattataattttttaatttttgaataaaaaataaaataaattaaactttcgTAATTTACATCAAATAAAATATCGTACTAATTTTTGTGTTTCAATCTCATCTTATTTTATCctcaaaatcaaacacaaataactTTAAATATTATCAGTCCCAACCTTAGTTtaacctatttttttttttttggacaaataGGTCTTCAAAAGTATGACGAAAGGACTTATATGTCTTACCTTTCTAAAATTCAAAGACctttatgaaataaaaaaaattttggaatgaAAATATCCTATGCAAAATTTGCTAGGAACCTATTTGGTTATATACTCTTAAAAAAggtcaaataagaaaaaaaaattctcgtGTGCGCGAGCATTTTGCGCTTATGGAAGTAGTGCCAGTGTTTTTGCATGAGAGAGATCTCTCTTTTTGGAATGTTTAACTTTTTGGAGACCTTAACTCACTCTCTCGTCATATTTTCTCTCTTCAGTGCAACCCACACCCTCCCTTTCTCACAATCAAATGCACAGCACCATCATCGTCTTCCTCTTTGTTCCCTACCTCCAACCTACATCATAACTGTCGACGAGCTCCCtctccctcttcttcttcaatttcttcattttcctcTTCTCCCTTTCCTTCGGCATAACTATCACCGACAGAACCGATGTTAACCTCCCTTTCTACCATCTTTGTCGAGTCCTCAGCTTTGTTGTAccactctttttttcttcttcttctttcggTGGAACCAGCCACTAGCAACCACTTCCAGCCGTCAGAGCTGCCGGAGCTACCACTAGCAGTATCACTACAACATCAGTACCTCCCCTATCTCTACATTTTCTTTCCCTGTCTTCAAGTAGGTTCTCAAGTCAATTCTCTTTAAATTTATTGTCTCATTTCATATGTAATTAAGTATGCTATTATGCttgttgagtttgaattttaattggtttggatTATTTGATTGATATTCTGGTGAACTATTGTAATATACTGctaattttttatgtcattagtgctgaattttatgaattaatGTTGAAAAAATGCTTGTTAGTGCTATTTTGatgtatttgatatttttgcaCGCTAAATGTTTGTACATACTACAAAGAgttcttaataaaattttggtTCAATCTCCTGCATAATCCAATTGTGTcaaatttgtatattttatttagttttagtgtatattaagaataaattttaaatattgaaattaattttgtggTATATTGGTTATAGAATTTACAGTGATGTTTGAACTTGTTCCTCTtattttacttaaataatttttgtttattttatacaCCAATTATTTGTGAATATGCCTCTatgaatatattaaattttaaa
Above is a genomic segment from Arachis duranensis cultivar V14167 unplaced genomic scaffold, aradu.V14167.gnm2.J7QH unplaced_Scaffold_343483, whole genome shotgun sequence containing:
- the LOC127744389 gene encoding uncharacterized protein LOC127744389 isoform X2, with amino-acid sequence MAASSSSASQSHFTYSNAPTYFPVPFHLQQSAATPANYAAAVYAAAPAVQIPSLPVIGPVSPAPVSGVYSLPQYPSQQLFERDAQIITPEALESVKAAIASSEAENKAQAKKKAVPRKAAGQTWEDPILAEWPEDDYRLFCGDLGNEVNDDVLTKAFSRFPSFSMARVVRDKRTGKTKGYGFVSFASPSDLAAALKEMNGKYVGNRPIKLSKSKWKERTDFEALEKQKRQTHKKPKLPRKGVLHK
- the LOC127744389 gene encoding uncharacterized protein LOC127744389 isoform X1, which produces MAASSSSASQSHFTYSNAPTYFPVPFHLQQSAATPANYAAAVYAAAPAVQIPSLPVIGPVSPAPVSGVYSLPQYPSQQLFERDAQIITPEALESVKAAIASSEAENKAQAKKKAVPRKAAGQTWEDPILAEWPEDDYRLFCGDLGNEVNDDVLTKAFSRFPSFSMARLSSSLLIVHKSKYNSNFLTVVRDKRTGKTKGYGFVSFASPSDLAAALKEMNGKYVGNRPIKLSKSKWKERTDFEALEKQKRQTHKKPKLPRKGVLHK